From Vitis vinifera cultivar Pinot Noir 40024 chromosome 3, ASM3070453v1, the proteins below share one genomic window:
- the LOC100262246 gene encoding BEL1-like homeodomain protein 6 → MATYYPSSNNQRDAAPMHYLREPLPTSYSEVPVLPTNMMYMSYPSSSGSYSDTLAGNAQQHNHNCIEIPSVAASDSTQPQHEILSSLSGSHIVEHDFSAWRDGKNEMLVMNSLGGPASLLHTGQHLQAQGLSLSLGTQIPSGIQIPSIQYRNPNQGFTSFLSPTSSVSGEGGGRNGSSRDEQLRNAEFLPPGVLGANQDSIKVDPSSYGMSSIARTIPHSKYLKAAQQLLDEVVNVRKALKQPDSEKNQNIHELWKGSKEADVGLKNGTGMTPAASNPQEPVSNSSSELSPAERQDLQNKLTKLLAMLDEVDRRYKQYYHQMQIVVSSFDVIAGSGAAKPYTALALQTISRHFRCLRDAITGQIRATRRSLGEQDTSGNGKGVGISRLRYVDQQLRQQRALQQLGMMQQHAWRPQRGLPESSVSILRAWLFEHFLHPYPKDSDKIMLARQTGLTRSQVSNWFINARVRLWKPMVEEMYKEEIGDADMDSNSSSENAPKATKSDIRASEERGDDFQPSTTSTVTERCSTGRFLDSKSSNAPDVEMGGPTAGASFRNGERGETQTEYGIVKLSGDQRPSVEECSSLFPDGIVQSDGGSDRFMAAAAAAYHMSELGRFGSGTGVSLTLGLQHCEGGSLPISNGGHHSFVGMRGADMYNPAASSVGTDTADFDCMDPGNRQHRFSSSHLLHDFVA, encoded by the exons atggCTACATATTACCCTAGTTCAAATAATCAAAGAGATGCTGCCCCTATGCATTATTTAAGGGAACCTTTGCCCACATCATATTCGGAAGTTCCTGTTCTTCCCACTAATATGATGTATATGAGCTACCCATCGTCTTCTGGGTCATACTCGGACACATTGGCTGGGAATGCCCAGCAGCACAACCACAACTGCATTGAAATTCCATCTGTGGCAGCTTCCGACTCCACCCAACCGCAGCATGAAATCTTGTCAAGCCTTAGTGGGTCACATATAGTGGAACATGATTTCAGCGCATGGAGGGATGGTAAAAATGAGATGCTAGTTATGAACTCACTGGGTGGCCCTGCAAGCCTTCTTCACACCGGGCAGCATTTGCAGGCTCAGGGCTTGTCCCTTAGTCTTGGCACACAAATCCCCTCAGGAATCCAAATTCCTTCCATTCAATATCGGAATCCCAATCAGGGTTTCACCTCATTCTTGAGTCCTACTTCATCAGTGTCGGGTGAAGGTGGCGGCAGGAATGGCTCTTCTAGGGATGAACAGTTGAGAAATGCTGAATTTTTGCCACCAGGTGTTCTTGGAGCTAATCAAGATTCAATTAAAGTGGATCCATCTTCATATGGAATGTCAAGTATTGCGAGGACCATTCCCCATTCCAAGTACTTAAAGGCAGCCCAGCAACTGCTTGATGAAGTTGTTAATGTTCGAAAAGCTTTGAAGCAGCCTGATTCTGAGAAAAACCAAAACATACATGAGCTTTGGAAGGGTTCCAAAGAGGCCGATGTGGGTTTGAAGAATGGAACTGGTATGACTCCTGCAGCTTCAAACCCTCAAGAGCCTGTCAGCAATTCCTCAAGTGAGCTTTCTCCTGCTGAAAGACAGGATTTACAAAACAAGTTGACAAAGCTTTTGGCCATGTTAGATGAG GTTGATAGAAGGTACAAACAGTATTATCACCAGATGCAGATTGTGGTATCATCATTTGATGTGATAGCAGGATCTGGGGCTGCAAAACCCTACACAGCACTTGCCCTCCAGACAATTTCTCGCCACTTCCGCTGCTTGCGTGATGCAATCACTGGCCAGATTCGAGCAACGCGAAGAAGTCTTGGGGAGCAAGATACTTCAGGAAACGGCAAAGGGGTTGGAATATCTCGCCTGCGATATGTGGACCAGCAGCTCAGGCAACAGAGGGCTCTTCAGCAGCTTGGTATGATGCAACAACATGCCTGGAGGCCACAGAGGGGGCTGCCTGAAAGCTCTGTTTCTATTCTTCGTGCTTGGCTATTTGAGCACTTCCTTCATCC CTACCCAAAAGATTCTGATAAGATCATGCTGGCAAGGCAGACAGGCTTGACCAGGAGTCAG GTCTCAAACTGGTTTATAAATGCGCGGGTGCGTCTCTGGAAGCCCATGGTGGAAGAGATGTACAAAGAAGAGATAGGTGATGCAGATATGGACTCTAATTCTTCGTCCGAAAATGCACCCAAAGCGACAAAAAGTGATATCAGGGCATCTGAGGAAAGAGGTGATGATTTTCAGCCAAGCACAACTTCCACGGTAACCGAGAGATGCAGCACTGGCCGATTTCTTGACTCCAAATCCAGTAATGCTCCCGATGTAGAGATGGGGGGACCAACTGCAGGAGCCAGTTTCAGAAATGGGGAACGGGGTGAAACCCAAACTGAATATGGAATAGTGAAATTAAGCGGGGACCAAAGGCCTAGCGTGGAGGAATGCAGCAGCCTCTTCCCAGATGGCATTGTTCAGTCTGATGGGGGCAGCGATAGGTTCATGGCAGCCGCTGCTGCAGCATACCACATGTCAGAGTTGGGGAGGTTCGGAAGTGGAACTGGGGTATCTCTTACATTGGGGTTGCAGCATTGCGAGGGAGGCAGCTTACCCATTTCCAATGGAGGTCATCACAGTTTTGTGGGTATGCGGGGGGCCGATATGTACAACCCAGCAGCTTCTTCAGTGGGGACTGACACGGCCGATTTCGACTGCATGGATCCTGGCAACCGGCAGCACAGATTCAGCTCCTCCCATCTATTACATGATTTTGTAGCCTGA